CAAAGGTGCCGTCGCTCTGGCCCGTGCCATCCTGGATATTGACCGATCCATCGACATCCAGCGGTGCCACTGTTCCGCAGCCAAGACCGTCTTGGCCAGCCTGCAGGCGCGACAGGGCGCCTTTGGAAATGCCGCTGAAATAACGCTGCTGGGTCCGGATGGTTTCTTCGAGATCGTTTTCCAGAATTTCGCTCAGCGGTTCACGGATCTGATCAACCAGGTCATCAGCGATTGCCACCTGTGCCAGTGCCAAGGCAAAGCCGTCGAAATTGGTATCCGTGGAACTCACCGTCACAGTCGGCTGACAGCTGTGGGTGCCTTCAACAACCTCGTCATCGATTGCGGTGATGGTGAGGGTCTGAGCGCTGCTGTAATTGCCCGCGCCAAAGGTCAGCGTTGCGGGGAGACGCTACATTGCGCATCACCGGCAAAGGCCAGTTGCACATCCTGTGTCGGCTGGCCCAGCAGAACAAAGGACATGGCAGCGGTATCAGTGCCATTTTCCGAAGCGGTCAGATCGTCATTGGTCACGGAGACCACGGCAAAATCGTCATCGGTGATCGTGCTGCTGCGGGTCAGGTCCGATGTGGTGGTCGACAGGGTAACGCCGGGTGCACCGGAGGTAACCGCAGTCAGGGTCAGGGTCAGGGTTTCACTGCCTTCGATCAGCCCGTCTTCCAGCACCGTCAATTCGATCGTGGCAGAGGTGTCGCCCGCCACAACCGTGACGCTGCCTGTGGGTGTCACGAAATCCGTGCCCGAGGTGGCGCTGCCGCCCAGACTGTAGCTGATCACGGTATCCTGAGACGAGCTCGGGCTCAGGCTCACGGTAAAGCCGACGCTATCGGTGCTGCCGCCATTGGCTTCGGCGCCGTTATCATTGGCACTCAGCGTGACCACGGCAGAGCATTGGGTCATTGGAATGTTATTGGCCAGCACATTGGGGTCGCCACCTCGATGACGAAACTGTCGTAGAACGCCGGGTTGGCGCTGAGGGAGGTATCTGCCAGCACACCGGTGCTGCCCACTTCGGTAGAGCCAAGCACAGCTGGGTTGGCGGGCAGTAACGAGGTCACGTCCAGACTGCCAGAGGACAGCCGGGCGGTGCTTGCCACGCCGGTGCTTGGGTAGCTGTAAGACACGCTGTAGTTGCCGGGCACGAGGGCAAACCACTGGTATTCTCCGGTCGAGCCATCGCGCAGGATATTAATGTTATTCGAGATCCCAACGCTGCTGTTGGAGCCGCTGGGGCCGGTGACGGTAATGCCGCCGCCGGACAGGATGCGGCCGTCATCCTCGCAGTAGAAGTAGCCCTGAGGGTCATAATCGGCCGAATCCACAATCCCGTCACCATCGCGGTCGGCGGTGCTGCTTTCCAAATTGTCGGGAATGCCGTCGCCATCCGCATCAGGATCCGGATTGGGATCGGGTGTGCCGGTCAGGTCGGCGATGACCTCGATCTCGTTGCTGACGAGGTTGCCGTTGCCGGTGCTGTCCTGGGCACTGCCTGCAGGCAGCGAGAGTGTCACGGTGCCATCATGATCTGGCGTTATTGTGACACTGTAGCTGGTGCCGCTGCCGGTGAGGTCTGAGGCGGTGCCATTGTCAATGATCAATGCGCTTGCGGCCAGTCCGGTCACCGCTTCGCCGAAGGTCAGATCAACGGTGAAGGGATCGCTCTGCGCATCTGTCGGGCCGCTCAGCGTGACTGTGGGTGCGTCAGTATTCTTGGTGGTGGTATCCGTGGCTGCGGTTCCAGCCTGGTTTGCGCTGTCGGTCAGAACCACCGAAAGTGTCAGCGTGCCATCGCCCAGCCCGGACAGGTCAATGCCGGTGATCTGATCCGTTGCGCTGGCAATGGTGCCACTGCCGGTGACATCGCTGCCGCCGCCGTCCGAGGAGATCGTATAGGCATAGCTGGTGCCGGTCTCGGCACTGGCGAAGGTGAAGCTGGCAGCACTCTCGTTGCTGTTGTTGACCGGATCCTGATCAAAGCTGGCACTATAGCCTGTGGGTGGGTTGAGATCATGGCTCAGCGTGGTGCTGATCTGAACCACCGGGTTTCCCGCCCCATCGGCGGCATCTGCCGTGACGGTCAAGCTGCCTTCGGCAAGGCTGCTGAGATCCAGCACCAGGCTCCAGGCATCGCTGGCCGCTGTGGTGCTGCCCGAAACCGTAGCCGAGGCGCTGTCGGTGACGGTAACGCTGACAGTCTCGCCATCGGGCACGCCGGAAGATGTGCCCGAAATGGTGACTGTTGCACTTTCTGCGGCAGAGACAATATCGTCTCCGGCCAGCGGGCTGTCAAAGGCCAGAGAGGGCGTATTGGTATTCTTTGAGAAACTGGCGCTGACCTGCGGCGCCGAGGAGCCCGAGGCATCAGCAGCATCAGCGGTCACAGTGAGGGCGCCGTCGGCAAGGCTGCTGAGATCCAGCGCCAGGCTCCAGGCATCACTGGCCACTGTGGCGCTGCCCGAAACTGTGGCCGAGGCACTGTCGGTGACGGTGACGCTGACAGTCTCGCCATCTTCGATCTGTGTGGTACTGCCAGAGAAGGTGACTGCAGGGGCCTCGGCCGAATTGACCACGTCATCAGAGGCAATCGGGCTGTCCAGGCTCAGGCCCGGCACTTTCAGAGTGGCAGTTGCGGTGCCGGAGTTGCCAAGGGAAGAGGTGAGATCTCCGCTGGTGTTGACCAGGCTGCCAGTTGTCGCGGCGGTGACATCTGCAGAGACGGTACAGCTGGCACCAATGGCTGTACTGCCGCCTGTGTAGCTGATGCTGGCGGCGCCTGCGGTTGCGGTCAATGTGCCGCCGGTGCAGGTGGTGCTGGCATTGGCGGGGCTGGCCACGGTCAACCCTGTGGGCAGGTTATCGGTGAAGTCCAGGCTACTGGCCTCCATCAAGGCAGCACTGTTGTCGATGGTGAAGGTCAGCGGGGTGCTGCCGCCCTGGGCGATGCTGTCATCGGAAAAGGCTTTTGCAAAGCCTGGGACCGGTGCAGCACTGACGCTTAAGGTGGCGGTTGCGGTGCCGGAATTGCCAAGGAAAGAGGTGAGATCCCCGCTGGTGTTGACCAGAGTTCCGCTGCTGGTGGCGCGCACATCTGCAGAGACAGTACAGCTGGCGGCAGCGGCACTGCCGCCTGTGTAGCTGATGCTGGCGGTGCCTGTGGTTGCGGTCAATGTGCCGCCGGTGCAGGTGGTGCTGGCATTGGCGGGGCTGGCCACGGTCAACCCTGCGGGCAGGTTATCGGTGAAATCCAGGCTGCTGGCCGCAACGCTGGCGGCACTGTTGTCCAGAGTGAAGGTGAGCGTGGAGACATCCCCCTGCACGATGGAAGAACTGGCAAAATCCTTGGAAAATCCAGGCGCTGGCTCAATGGTCAGCGTGGCGCTGGCAGCGCTAGCGGCGAATTCCCCATTTTCGGTCAGGGTGCTGGTGGCGCCAGGGTAGCCGCCCGTGGTGGCCCCAGCGGGAACGGCAACTGTCAGCACGATATTACAGCTGTCTCCGGGGGCCAGCGTGCCATCCTCCAGGAGGATTTCACTGGTGCCGGACACGGTTGAGCCGGTGCCGCAAAGGTTACTGCCAGTGCCGCCAGTGACGCTAAACCCGGTGAGAGCCGCATCCAGATCATCGCTAAAGCGCAGGCCAGAGAGGGTGGTGCTGCCGTCATTGTTGGTGATTACATAGGTCAGCGTGGTGCTGCCGCCCGCGCCAAGAACGGGGTCAGAGAAGCTTTTGCTGAAGCTGGGCAATTCGAAGGAGGTGACCGTGAAAGCCGCAGAGACGGCAGGACCAGTGATCGCGAGACCGCTGGCAGTGCCGGTTACACCGCTGGTGGTGCCAGAATAGATGCTGGCACTGGCGCCGCCCGGGACTTGCTGGGTCACGCTGATGGTACAGCTGGCGCTGGCGGCCAGGGTGCCCCGAGAAACTGAGCGTTGAGGTTCCCGAGAGGAGCCGCCGCCGCAGGTGGAAATGATTGGCGTGTCGGTGGCCACCAGGCCAGAAAGCTGGGTATCCAGATTATCCGTAAAGGCCAGCGCGCTGAGCGCCTGTATGCTGCTGAGGTTGGTCAGCACATAATCCACGGTCACCGTGTCACCAGGAGCCAGGGTATCATCGCTATAGGATTTGCTCAGTTCTACCTGTGCAGAATTTACAGAAAAACTGGCGCCGACAGCAGGCAGGACCACCGCATTGCCATCCACTGTTGCGTTGATGCTGGAGGTGACGCTGCTGTAACTGCCATCCGCAGCTCCGACTGGCACCAGCAATGGCACATCAAAGCTGCAGCTGTCGCCCGCCGCAATGTCCAGGGACGCGAAAATACCAAAGGTGGTGCCCGAGGCTGTGCTTGACCCGCCGCAGAAACCGCCTGCGGGCATAGAGGTGGCGGCCAGACTACCTAAGGCGGAGGAGTAGCTTTCGGTAAAGACGGAGACCGCATAAGCGAAGGTCGGATCCGGGTTGGTCAGCGTATAGGTTAGGGTGACGGCCTCGCCAGGCAGGGCCTCGGCAGGAGAGAAACTCTTGGTCAGTTGCAGCGGTTCTGCTGTGAGAATTTGCAGGTCATCGCTGGCGGCAGAGACCACCAGGGATTCACCGCCGGCCGTGCCGGTGAGCGTCGAGGTGGTATTGGTATAGGTGCCATTGGTCAGGCTGCCCGGAAGCGTAACGGTCACATCGATTGTACAGCTGGCATCGGGGGCCAGAGAGCCGCCACTGTAGGTCAGGAGTGTATCGCCAGCCGATAGCACCGGGCTGCCACCGCAGTTGTCGCTGTTGGTGCTGAAGGTCGCCCCCGCAAGAAAGCTGCTCAGATCATCGGTGAAGGTGAGGCCGGTGGCTGTACTGGGGGATTCTGGGGCACTGGTCAGGAGGAAGGTGAGCGTGGTGCTTTGACCCGCGCCAAGGACCGTCTCAGTGAATTCTTTGGCAAAGCTGAGATTGGCACCGCCCTCGATCTGTAGTGTATCGCTTGCGCCAGAGGCGATGACGGTATTGCCGCTCACCGTGGCTGTCACGTCCCCACTGGTCGAGACATAGTCTGCCGGCGCCACATCACTGTCGATATCCAGCGTCACATTAAAGCTACAGCTGTCGCTGGCCGCCAGGGTCCCGGCGGTAAGCTCAACGCCAAAGACATCGTCGTCGATGAAGATCAACGCCACACTACTGCTCACCCCACAGGGATCGGTGCCGGGCACGGTATTGATCGAAATGCCCGTACTGCCCGTAATCGCGGAAATATTGTCGATAAAGGTCATATCGCTGAGGATCTGGCCGGGATTGGGATTGCTGAGCTCATAGCGCAGAGTGACAGTGCCACTTGGCGCCACCGGATCATCGGTGAAGCTTTGCTGAAAACGGGGGTTGGGCATCAAGACCCAGAACCCGCAGCGTGGTGCTGGCGGTATCCCCAGTATACGGGGTGCTGCCAATCAGTCCGGTCACTGCCGTGGTGGTATTGGTATGGGTCCCATCGGCAGCGCCTGCTGGCAGGTCGACTTCAATGGAAATGGTGCAGCTGGCCCCGTTGGCCGCCAGACTGCCGCCTGAGAAATCAAATGTGTCGGTGCCTGTCCCGACCACCGTGCCGCCGCAGGAATTGCTGTTGAGGCTTGCAAAGACGGTACCGGATAGGAAGCTGGTATCCAGAAGATCACTGAAGGCAATGCTGGTGGCGCTGTCGTCACGGCTGGTATTGGTCAGGGTAAAGTCCAGTGTCACAGTCGATCCGGCATTCGCCTGGACGACATCAAAGGCCTTAATCAGGTCGATGCCATCGACCGGACCGGGGTTAACCGTTAGATCGGCCGAGGCGGTGTCCTGAGAAATGAGGGTGCTAAAGGCATCCCGAATGATGAGATCATTCTCCACATCATAGCTGTCCTGGGTCACGCCCTGAACCTGCACGGTGATGGTACAGGTGGTGGTGCCGCCAGTGGTGATTGTACCCCCGGTAAAGTCCAGTTCTCCCGCGTCGCGGTCAACCGTCAGGGTGCCTGTGCAACTGTTGGTGGTGGTTGTCGGGTCGGGGAACTGCAAACCAGCCGGCAGGGTTTCGGTGAAACTGGGCACGCGCCAATCTGAAATGCCGGGGCTGCCGGGCAAAACGATGTCAAAGGTATAGGTCAGTGTGCTGACGCTGCCGGGGTCGACTGCCGCAGGGCTAAAGGATTTGTTGTAGTTGCTGCCGCTGGCTGCGGTAACGGTCAGAATATCCGTGGCGCTGCCACTATTCCCTTGATCAGAGGTCAGGTCACCGCTGGTAAAGGTATGGGCTGCCACTGTGGTGGAGGTGACAGGCAGCGTGATAACACAGCTTTGGCTGGCGCCCAGGCGTCCGGCGCTTAAAGACAGGCTGGCACTGCCGCTTGTGGCGGTGAATACGCCGTCGCAGCTGTTGCTCTGGCTACCGCTGGCAATGGTGACGCCGGTGGGCAGGGTGGCAGAAAAGGCCAGGGTTTCTGCTGGATTGCCTGCAATCTCGGTGATGGTGAATGTCAGAGATGAATTATTGCCTGCAGAGATCGAATCCGGAGAAAACAGGGCCGTGAAGCTGGGTGCGCCCTGGGCAAAGGCAACGCCAGGCAGCAGCAGAAACAGGAAGGCAGAGAAGTTGCGCAAAATACGCTGCAGAACAAGTGTCATGATGTCCCCGAAAAATTCATCTTTTTAATTTTGGTGGTGTTTGACCAGAATGATCAGGCACCCAACTTATACGTTACAAAGAAGGTGCCGTCGCGGCAATGATTGGATTTTCAAATAGACACACTTTTGGTTAGTCTTTTAAAACTGTCTCAATTTGGCCTGCATTCTGGGTCGCCCGCACACCGGAGAGAGGAATCATCGCCTATTCTGGGCGCGGGTGTCGGGTGATCCGATAAAGCTGTCCCGCAGACAGAGGGCCTTTCAGTTGGGTTTGCACGCCATCGGGCCAGAGAATTTGCAAACCGGCGGCGTGTTGCGCGCCCGCCAAACCAAAATGAGCCCGCGGTGCATCAAAACTCATGAATCCGCCGCCCAATTGCAGCTCGCGCATCTGCGCGCTGCCATCTGCGTTCAGCAGGGTGATCCGGGCGCCAATACCCGCGCGGTTGCCGGTCAGATCCTCCAGCTCCACGACCAGTCTCGAGCCTTGGGCTGTGTTGCGAAACAGCGCCAGCGGTCCGTTGACCGGATGGGTCACCAAATCAAGATCTCCATCCCCATCCAGGTCGAACTGCGCCGCAGTCGCGGTCATCAGAAAATCCTCTAGCCCGGCCGCATCCGAGGCCTCGGCGAAACCACCCTCACCGTTGTTTTGAAAAACAGATTGGAAGGTGAAACCTCGTTGGGGACCCAGGTGCCATTGACGATATAGACGTCCTGCCAGCCATCCAGGTCAAAATCCGCCACTTTGGTATCCCAACTCCAGCCGCCGACTTCGAGGCCGCGCGTCGTCGCGGTATCGCCGTAAGATGCCCCTGCCATTCCAAGAGCACATTAGAGCGCAGGATCTGGCGGTGGCTGACGGCAATCTCTGCGGGCAGAGGCTGGCGGGTGGGTTTGAAATGTAAGTCGCAATAGGCCTGCGGCACCCATTGGTCTTTGGGAATCAGAGCACAGAGCGAGGGGTCGCGTCTTTGAATTGCCAAATCCTTGATCAGCATCGCCTTGCACTCTGCCTGATAGCGCCCCGACATCTGCTGGCACCGCCCGGCATAAGAGGGATCAAAGCGGTTGCCGGATTTATACCAGCGCTTGATCGCCATATTCGTTTCGCAGGTCGCTTTGGCTGCTGGATCCTGGATGGTGCTGCAATACTGATCCAGCGATTGCATCTTTAGCCGCTCAGAAACCCCGGAGGAGCGTCCGGCGATCTGCGCCAGGTAGAGCGCGGGGTAGCCTGTATTGAACAAGTCGGCGCTTTTACGGCCATCGTGGTGGTGGTGGTATGGGGATCAGCCCCTCGGGTTCGGTGATCATGCTGAGCCCGCCCTTCCCGTCGCCCCGGTAAAATAGTCGGGGATGTCGAAGTCATTGCCGACGATCAGATCACTCAGCCCGTCCTGGTCAAAATCGGTAAAGAGCAGCGACAGGGTTTCGCCGGGGAGGCCCGGCAGATCGGTGAACCGGGTGCCGTCCAGCTGGCCATCA
The DNA window shown above is from Parasedimentitalea marina and carries:
- a CDS encoding Calx-beta domain-containing protein is translated as MTQCSAVVTLSANDNGAEANGGSTDSVGFTVSLSPSSSQDTVISYSLGGSATSGTDFVTPTGSVTVVAGDTSATIELTVLEDGLIEGSETLTLTLTAVTSGAPGVTLSTTTSDLTRSSTITDDDFAVVSVTNDDLTASENGTDTAAMSFVLLGQPTQDVQLAFAGDAQCSVSPQR
- a CDS encoding beta strand repeat-containing protein, which translates into the protein MPNPRFQQSFTDDPVAPSGTVTLRYELSNPNPGQILSDMTFIDNISAITGSTGISINTVPGTDPCGVSSSVALIFIDDDVFGVELTAGTLAASDSCSFNVTLDIDSDVAPADYVSTSGDVTATVSGNTVIASGASDTLQIEGGANLSFAKEFTETVLGAGQSTTLTFLLTSAPESPSTATGLTFTDDLSSFLAGATFSTNSDNCGGSPVLSAGDTLLTYSGGSLAPDASCTIDVTVTLPGSLTNGTYTNTTSTLTGTAGGESLVVSAASDDLQILTAEPLQLTKSFSPAEALPGEAVTLTYTLTNPDPTFAYAVSVFTESYSSALGSLAATSMPAGGFCGGSSTASGTTFGIFASLDIAAGDSCSFDVPLLVPVGAADGSYSSVTSSINATVDGNAVVLPAVGASFSVNSAQVELSKSYSDDTLAPGDTVTVDYVLTNLSSIQALSALAFTDNLDTQLSGLVATDTPIISTCGGGSSREPQRSVSRGTLAASASCTISVTQQVPGGASASIYSGTTSGVTGTASGLAITGPAVSAAFTVTSFELPSFSKSFSDPVLGAGGSTTLTYVITNNDGSTTLSGLRFSDDLDAALTGFSVTGGTGSNLCGTGSTVSGTSEILLEDGTLAPGDSCNIVLTVAVPAGATTGGYPGATSTLTENGEFAASAASATLTIEPAPGFSKDFASSSIVQGDVSTLTFTLDNSAASVAASSLDFTDNLPAGLTVASPANASTTCTGGTLTATTGTASISYTGGSAAAASCTVSADVRATSSGTLVNTSGDLTSFLGNSGTATATLSVSAAPVPGFAKAFSDDSIAQGGSTPLTFTIDNSAALMEASSLDFTDNLPTGLTVASPANASTTCTGGTLTATAGAASISYTGGSTAIGASCTVSADVTAATTGSLVNTSGDLTSSLGNSGTATATLKVPGLSLDSPIASDDVVNSAEAPAVTFSGSTTQIEDGETVSVTVTDSASATVSGSATVASDAWSLALDLSSLADGALTVTADAADASGSSAPQVSASFSKNTNTPSLAFDSPLAGDDIVSAAESATVTISGTSSGVPDGETVSVTVTDSASATVSGSTTAASDAWSLVLDLSSLAEGSLTVTADAADGAGNPVVQISTTLSHDLNPPTGYSASFDQDPVNNSNESAASFTFASAETGTSYAYTISSDGGGSDVTGSGTIASATDQITGIDLSGLGDGTLTLSVVLTDSANQAGTAATDTTTKNTDAPTVTLSGPTDAQSDPFTVDLTFGEAVTGLAASALIIDNGTASDLTGSGTSYSVTITPDHDGTVTLSLPAGSAQDSTGNGNLVSNEIEVIADLTGTPDPNPDPDADGDGIPDNLESSTADRDGDGIVDSADYDPQGYFYCEDDGRILSGGGITVTGPSGSNSSVGISNNINILRDGSTGEYQWFALVPGNYSVSYSYPSTGVASTARLSSGSLDVTSLLPANPAVLGSTEVGSTGVLADTSLSANPAFYDSFVIEVATPMCWPITFQ
- a CDS encoding ASPIC/UnbV domain-containing protein; translation: MTATAAQFDLDGDGDLDLVTHPVNGPLALFRNTAQGSRLVVELEDLTGNRAGIGARITLLNADGSAQMRELQLGGGFMSFDAPRAHFGLAGAQHAAGLQILWPDGVQTQLKGPLSAGQLYRITRHPRPE